Proteins from a single region of Lasioglossum baleicum chromosome 1, iyLasBale1, whole genome shotgun sequence:
- the LOC143212343 gene encoding uncharacterized protein LOC143212343 yields the protein MSSHGKEARPGRCYCRVHDEGTSLNDIAKIIAALNHKILCLRNEVNAFKNVGANGEKRSSEESAHGHLSAPYYETEPDVSRRNTRLEGPLDPEAAVVHVIPFQRQSIINYQLREKVDGKILADILKNGVNGNLYSNLVYKELPKDRGKKVSSGVQCDLTRHKRIRYFFNWFKTELLFMKNIFSKRNKETGSHPKDNNRMSFDCEVAGNKGSLFMSRYPENSEDDEDFEEDNGIIDWTVEAVEIENEKNKDTLQKDEENGHLGLESWIMQRNRLTSNIHAKMEKICLYKSVKFHAKNVKRRLDACIAELNEIIEDVTLIFPTLNPSDGLKYSK from the coding sequence ATGTCATCGCACGGAAAGGAGGCAAGGCCCGGTCGCTGTTACTGTCGTGTCCATGACGAAGGAACGAGCCTGAATGACATCGCGAAAATCATCGCCGCGTTAAACCATAAAATCCTGTGCTTACGAAACGAGGTTAACGCGTTTAAAAATGTCGGTGCTAACGGCGAGAAGAGATCGTCGGAGGAGAGCGCGCATGGCCACCTGTCCGCTCCATATTATGAAACCGAACCTGACGTCTCCCGAAGAAACACACGACTCGAAGGACCATTGGATCCGGAAGCAGCTGTGGTGCACGTGATTCCTTTCCAAAGGCAATCCATTATCAATTATCAGCTGCGCGAGAAAGTCGACGGCAAGATTCTAGCCGACATCTTGAAGAATGGCGTAAATGGTAACCTGTACTCTAATCTCGTCTACAAAGAACTCCCGAAGGACAGGGGAAAGAAAGTCTCAAGCGGAGTACAATGTGATCTAACAAGACACAAGAGGATCCGGTATTTCTTTAATTGGTTCAAAACGGAGTTGCTGTTCAtgaagaatatattttccaagCGGAATAAAGAGACCGGAAGTCATCCGAAGGATAATAATCGCATGTCGTTCGATTGTGAAGTAGCAGGAAATAAAGGAAGTTTGTTCATGAGTAGGTACCCAGAAAACTCTGAGGATGATGAAGATTTCGAAGAGGATAATGGAATAATTGATTGGACGGTTGAAGCTGTAGAGatcgaaaacgagaaaaataAGGACACTTTGCAAAAAGACGAAGAAAACGGGCATCTAGGATTAGAGAGTTGGATAATGCAACGAAATCGCCTGACTTCAAACATCCACGCCAAAATGGAAAAGATCTGTTTGTATAAAAGCGTGAAGTTTCATGCGAAGAATGTGAAACGAAGGCTCGACGCCTGCATAGCTGAACTGAATGAAATAATCGAGGACGTTACCCTAATTTTTCCAACTTTGAAtccctccgacggattgaaatATTCTAAATGA
- the LOC143212322 gene encoding RUS family member 1, whose protein sequence is MHERLLFTEAYGSEKENFYVKSKDEQSITELLSDTTRTKSIYSSIITIIKEVFLPQGYPDSVHLDYTSYQIWDTVQAFASTIMGTVTTHSIMQGVGVGESAATPLAAAITWILKDGAGMVGRIAFAWWNGTDLDGQCKKWRLFADILNDLAMGIELLLPYYSSYSLAILCVSMIMKSIVGVAGGATRAAITQHQALQNNFADVSAKDGSQETFVNLIASFVGILILSIFHSGRYIMELYLFLVAVHLYANYSAVKSLRLNSLNEDRYALIIKSYVTNEVIPEPGEVNRNESVILLAKPTKKICGFDIKMGVSLATLIKKNIISTSDIDLSLKLFLDRKYLISIDVENRTIFICFKKDALDSDVLEAYLHACFCGFFICMSLKVPLDLFLKPEVSDISYPLLRLYVLSKKYSIANNSTQSSKAIESIYVTNLLISGEYKAFISGLESKGWITENNLLPVASWRFL, encoded by the exons ATGCATGAGCGTTTACTGTTTACCGAGGCCTACGGTAGcgagaaagaaaatttctacgTCAAGTCGAAAG ACGAGCAATCGATAACCGAACTTCTATCAGACACAACCAGAACGAAATCTATATATTCTAGTATTATAACAATTATCAAGGAAGTATTTTTACCCCAAGGGTACCCTGACAGCGTTCATCTCGATTACACATCCTATCAAATATGGGACACTGTACAG GCATTCGCAAGTACCATAATGGGCACCGTAACAACCCATTCCATTATGCAAGGCGTAGGTGTAGGGGAATCTGCAGCGACACCACTGGCTGCAGCGATCACATGGATATTGAAAGACGGGGCTGGAATGGTCGGACGTATCGCGTTTGCATGGTGGAATGG GACAGACTTAGACGGACAGTGTAAAAAATGGAGACTTTTTGCAGACATTCTTAATGATCTAGCAATGGGAATAGAATTACTCTTACCTTATTACTCTTCCTATTCGCTCGCAATATTGTGTGTTTCAATGATAATGAAATCAATTGTTGGCGTTGCTGGTGGGGCAACAAGGGCAGCTATCACGCAGCACCAG GCGTTACAGAATAATTTTGCAGATGTGTCGGCCAAAGATGGTAGTCAAGAGACGTTCGTGAATTTAATAGCATCGTTCGTTGGAATTTTAATACTCTCTATTTTTCACAGTGGCAG ATACATAATGGAACTCTATCTCTTTCTGGTGGCAGTACATCTATACGCAAATTACTCGGCTGTGAAATCTTTacgtttaaattctttaaatgaagACCGATACGCGTTAATAATTAAAAGTTACGTGACAAACGAAGTCATCCCCGAGCCTGGAGAAGTTAATAGAAATGAATCGGTGATATTGCTCGCAAAACCCA CAAAGAAAATATGTGGGTTCGACATAAAAATGGGCGTCTCCCTTGCCACTCTTATAAAGAAAAACATTATTTCGACAAGTGATATTGATCTATCGTTAAAACTCTTTTTAGATAGGAAATATTTGATTTCCATTGACGTAGAGAATAGAACTATATTTATATGTTTTAAGAAGGATGCGTTAGATTCGGATGTTTTGGAAGCATACCTGCACGCGTGCTTCTGTGGCTTCTTCATTTGTATGTCTCTCAAAGTGCCACTT GATCTTTTCTTAAAACCGGAAGTAAGTGATATATCATATCCTCTATTGCGCCTCTACGTGCTTAGCAAGAAATACTCTATTGCAAATAACAGCACGCAGTCATCGAAAGCGATAGAAAGCATTTACGTTACTAATTTATTGATTTCGGGCGAATATAAAGCGTTTATTAGCGGCCTTGAAAGTAAAG GATGGATTacggaaaacaatttgttacccGTAGCGTCATGGAgatttttataa
- the LOC143212365 gene encoding RWD domain-containing protein 4, giving the protein MSDAELQEEEREVLSSIYDGDAAFKQLTPTTFQYKFGEDNGMKSFLLEISWGPTYPSEKPSINMDTFYNKHIVQEVKDNVMKYVEAEADQWLGSAMTYTLFQCIQEHYLELISAQPESIDLSTQTSQLKITEEKQQVEETTKKQKKEHLSKAQKRRQWNKADGKGERPRGWDWVDIVKHLSQTGPKQEQES; this is encoded by the exons ATGAGCGATGCCGAACTTCAAGAAGAGGAAAGAGAAGTACTGTCGTCGATATACGATGGAGACGCGGCGTTTAAACAGCTGACACCCACCACCTTTCAGTACAAG TTTGGGGAGGATAACGGTATGAAATCGTTTCTATTGGAGATCTCATGGGGCCCAACATATCCTTCAGAGAAACCTTCCATTAATATGGACACTTTTTACAACAAGCACAT TGTACAAGAGGTGAAAGACAATGTGATGAAGTACGTGGAAGCAGAGGCTGATCAGTGGCTCGGAAGTGCCATGACTTATACATTATTTCAATGTATTCAAGAGCATTATCTTGAACTGATTTCCGCACAACCAGAATCTATAGATCTGAGTACACAGACTAGCCAACTTAAAATAACAGAAGAGAAACAACAG GTCGAAGAGACAACGAAGAAACAGAAGAAAGAACACCTGAGTAAAGCTCAGAAACGTAGACAGTGGAATAAAGCGGATGGGAAAGGAGAAAGACCTCGAGGATGGGATTGGGTGGACATAGTGAAACATTTATCGCAAACTGGTCCTAAGCAAGAGCAAGAGTCTTAG
- the LOC143212386 gene encoding uncharacterized protein LOC143212386 encodes MAEKYVKEILEKLEEIEKLHVKLRSMVARIKKQETGSSADVDRRSSKPKKKKVSITSKEKERNSWKEKPSDIGIDAEKLQNPQGSKYLKKLGGNSLNFVAEQWRDKKEKMKGFLISLVERDTIFVTRASQTSDSIVPKAMPDAQQTGNENSEFPWKEMRYVRNRVSTQEL; translated from the exons ATGGCCGAGAAGTACGTGAAGGAAATACTGGAGAAACTGGAGGAGATCGAGAAGCTGCACGTGAAGCTTCGCAGCATGGTGGCTCGGATAAAAAAACAGGAGACCGGAAGTAGCGCGGACGTCGATCGCAGATCCTCGAaaccgaaaaagaaaaaagtgtcTATTACGAGCAAAGAAAAGGAGAGGAATTCTTGGAAAGAGAAACCGTCGGATATTGGGATCGACGcggaaaaattgcaaaatccTCAAGGTTCGAAGTACTTGAAGAAGTTGGGTGGCAACTCGTTGAACTTCGTTGCGGAGCAGTGGCGCGACAAGAAAGAGAAGATGAAGGGTTTCCTGATTAGCTTGGTCGAGCGCGACACGATCTTCG TGACCAGAGCCTCGCAAACTTCGGACAGCATCGTGCCGAAGGCAATGCCGGATGCACAGCAAACAGGAAACGAGAACAGTGAGTTTCCGTGGAAGGAGATGCGCTACGTGAGAAATCGTGTGTCGACGCAGGAATT GTGA